Below is a window of Humulus lupulus chromosome 9, drHumLupu1.1, whole genome shotgun sequence DNA.
GGGAGAACTTAGTCCGACCAATGGTGATAAAATTAAGCTCTGATCTGGTTAAGGTAAAATATACCATATGATAAGAAAAGGCACACAGCAATAATTTCTTACTTGAAAAGTTCGAATTTAAAATGTTAGGTAAGCAGATTGGAGAACCAGAGTGATTATGCTGGCAAGAATTTAATTCGGATCTATATGAACTAACCCTTCTCTTGTAGAAATTAAGATACACATCTTTGAGATTGATCCACTCCATAAAATATGAGGGAAGCTTCAACATTGATGCTTTGCATTGCTGAGGGACCTTTGTCTTTAAATCCCAGTTTCCACTGAAACAAGTAGAACAAGAAAAAGGTCAGAAACTTCAGATAATAAACTATCAGTGCCAAGTGTTGTCTATGGGAGGCATTTTAAAATTTCAAAGCAACTCAAAACAAAAGCTGCTATTGCTAGAAACTATATGATACCCAAAAAGAAGAAAAGTATGAGAAGGCCATCCAGTGCAAAGGAGAATAGAAGTACATAATAAGAATAACCAAACTTACCATGTTACAAATGCAGCTCTGTTAAGAGAACCACCCGAATGCTTTTCCCACAATTGATGATGAGTCAACCAAGCCTCAAATTGTTCAATAACATCTGTGAATAGTATAGCTGTATCATGCCAGACACTGCATTTTTCAAATGTTATATTACCTTCTCATACTAGCACATAGTCTTTGACATTTGACAGAACCTTCAAATGACACATTTGACAGCTCTAGTAGTGTATGTGACCCAAAACTTCAACTTTCAAATTCTAGGTAATTTGCGTAATgcataatattatatttttgcacTTGCAATTGAGAATAGATACACTTCCACACTGAAGAAACATTAATTAAGGGTAGCAAGCAGTGCAACAAACACCCTCCCTGGATTGTTGGAAAAAAAATTCTATGAGACTCTGGAAACAAGGTGAAAATTCCTTTCCTATTTCATTTTTGTTAAAGAGGTTCCTCAATGGGGATTATACTAAATTGCAAAAGCAACATCAATATTATCACAAATATCAGCAGGACAAGAATCCCCATCCCCTCTAACAGTAAATAAATAATCTATACCATATTTCATTGTTTGATATATTAATAATTcctgaattattttattttagtttcattGACCTTCATAGGAAACTTGGTTCGTTCACCATTTATTGAGTACTGCATGATGAAATTTAGTGGCTCACCCATCGGCTCCAAATTTTCCATATTTGCCTTCAATGTACTCATTTATCCTTTGTTCACCCATTAATGCGGGTCTCACAAACCTGCAGGTGATTGATGGACTGATGCAATAAGTCAATGGTGAAAATGTAATGAAGTTATGCCTCTAATTGtaatggaggagctaatgagagAAAAACACACACAAGCACACATTAGAATATGCAAAGAAGAGAGCAGAGTGAACCTGTGGAAAAAGTCAACCACTTCCATGGTTTTGGCATCAATCATCACAACAGGGAACTCAAGAATTTCAACCTTACCCTCCAAATCCAGCACAAGGAAGAAATCTGAATTCTGAGGACACATTTTATTTAAGTTGGAAACATCAACTTGAAGATCCCAAGAGCAGTCGTGGTTGAACTTCTCCATATGCATAGGATCATCCAACTACAAATAGATGAGATTTTCTTCAGTAACAGATTATGAgttttcttatttataaaaactATTAAACTTTAAGGTTCAATAGAcacaattcacatattaacaaagTTCATACCTTAAAGAAGGATTCAAAATGGCACTTTAATGCAGATAATGAAGATACCAGACACAATTTTAGCTATGATTTCAAAAATTACTAGAATTGCATGAATACATGCTTAAATCTCCAAGTAGATGACCTAGAAACACCTCCCGTGGATCACAAGAACAAGAAGAATAAAATCTCCTACAATCTTTATAAAAAAGTGCTAACTAAGCAAATAATTTATTCGCATGCATAACACTAGCTTGATGAATCTATAACAAGTTCAATTATACTTCGATAAAGGGAAACAATACATATCTAACAGTACATCCTTATCCCAAACCGAGCAAACTTTCATTGAGACATTTTAACAAACAGAAAATATACATTAACAAAGATCCACTCTCTCCAGACACAGAGCCAATTAACTGGAAAGCCAGATTGAAAAATACTAATAAGGCAAGTTCATATTAGCTAAGATCACTGGTTTGGATATTTGGTCCAGAAAATCATCTTTACCATAGTGCACTTTCCTTGTGTGTAGTACAAACACATGGGCTTCCACCGAGTCTGACTCATCTTTGAGTACGAAGGTGTCGACGCATCTTGGGGTTGGGAGGAAGCTGAGACGACGGTGGAAATGGTGACGAGTGGACGAAAGGCTGGAAGAGAGGGTGAATCAATGGGAGAAGAAGACAGAGACATGGAAATGGGAAGCAAGTGAAAGAGAGCGGAAGAGTAGAGTGGAGAAACTCTAGACACGAGAGGAAGAACTCTTGTGAGTCCCATTGTCAAAACAAAGGGTTTTTTGAAGTTTCAGTAACAGGGATTTTGTTGGTTGTTTCAGGGGACAGTTATGGTTGGAAGTCAGAACCGGAAGAGATACGTTTCTCTTTTTTCAAACTCAATTATGCATGTTAAGGAAACCCAGTaagtatattttattaatttatttataggAATGGGTGGAAAAATAGATTGGGTTCATTTTGCATTTGGGATTAGTTTTGATTTGCTTATTTATGCTGTAGGtgcatctaaaaaaatatatcattctTTAATATCATTCCAAAATAGAgaatatacttatttggtaccctatatttttgcaaagtatcattttggtaccctctgttttcaataatactcatatgatactctgtattttaaaatcgtacatatttggtaccataaactcagatttgatatataaaattttgttaatttaatcaaactgctgtcaattatgtaagttacaaatttaaatttaattacataattacatataactgatgacagtttgatcatattgacaaaattttatctatcaaatctgagtttagggtaccaaatatgtacgattttaaaatacagggtaccatataagcattattgaaaacagagagtaccaaaatgatactttgaaaaaacacagggtaccaaatgagtatattcccttcCAAAATAATACTACTATTTGTTTGGTTTtcaaaaatacccttatcattTTCTTAGCATCcatctttcttctctctctcctctctttcTCGAGTCACCTTTATTCTTTAGAGTTATGGCACTCACCACCAAACCATCATCGCTACTAAATTTCTTTGAGAAAACGTCTACAACTTTGGTATCcacctctattttttttttcttctcttttaaaGTGTCAATGGAGAATAAAATAAAATGCCCCATGATACTTTTTGAtgatataaaacttaaacctACTAAAAATTCAATTAAGACACTAATTTATACATTTCGAATATATCTGTgcatgattttttggttttttttgcaatttttttcagaattttttagatttgaaatttaaaaatttgcaaaaaactcgatagacctcgatgcccagctcgatgggccgttaaaaatcatgattttcatgaaaaaaatcaCTTGCCTTGATAGGTCTCGACATGCCTCGATGCAAATCAATGCAATtaatagaaagtgcataacttttcactcaggtgtccgtttgaggtgatttttttgttttgaatttgggtattttcttgagatctacacgtctaGGATGTGTacatacacatttgggaagttgaaagtttgaaaacatacccaactttgaaaatataagggtattgttttgaactttgatgtgttttcaagctttcaacttcccaaatgtgtgtgtacacatcttAGATGTGTAGAGATCAAGAAAATACCAaaattcagaaagaaaaaaaatcacctcaaacggacactcgagtgaaaagttatgcactttctatgaattgcatcgaggtgtgtcaaggcctatcgaggcctatcgaggtggcATCGAGGTGTGTCGAGTCATATAGTTTTTTTTGCAtgatgttgacgcagtttttcgccaacagtgtattaagaagtAATAAGGGTACtttagtgcttgatggtaaaccgtaacgaaaataacaagaattcactcaaaaacacaacttttacgtggttcagtggttaaaatccacctagtccacgagtcaatattattgttgtttctctctattttggaagAGTTTCGGTATTAGAGAATAATCGGTCCATTCCCTattcaatattcccagtatttataggggaattccatgatcaggtttgggtaaccgcgtgagtcaatcacataattacatattgTCTATATTTAGCACAAATCATTCCCATTTGTGTTGGGagatgatttgataacaaaataaatatgttcttgctatctcggataataaatatgacagcctgacCATGAATAAGCGTATAAACAAATCCCGAATCTTtggggatcctttaatatgcGTTGTATCTGAATCACCATGAGCTGCATATCTCTCACGAGCTTGTGCTCTGCCAGCCATCTGTGACTCGAGCTAGTGCTTTGACAACTATCTTATTCTTAGTTCGTGGTAAAGTTAGGATGCCTAACACTAGGTCTGACCATTACAAATCtcgagttgtccacgtggataacaATCAAATatcctacttggttatttttccatgtatttatctgccaactgtacccgagctgaatgaatgaactcgtgctaaaattagggtacaaaatTTTCCCCTAAGCTCCTGCTTGTGTTTGATGTCATCATTTTCTGACATAcgcagtaggggcttttagacttctatcACATAAAACCATGCCTGCTTGCTACTCGAGTGATGGACACGTGGTTTACCGCAATTGGCAtctattcgggtttcgaggactgaaataattgtcttgtcaactttttgccgccatctggtctatttaatcttggcacTTGGATCTCGAGATACCCCAATTGGGTGGCCCAGATTAATTTAtgtagtttacatataaatagggtgatcagacttcaaacctcaccacctttgcatttgaaaatttcccatttctaaactctcaagcttcccttcttcttcctcaaaatccccaaaactgTTCATCGTGCCCAGACAttcagaagctttccaggagcttcccGTTGCCGAATCTACATCCTCTAATCACTGAACAtatttcctgtaagtatctcatccctTGATTTGAAAAGTTATCATTTTTTTTGTTATCCAATGAGATTTCTGTTTTCAACAATGTTCGTTCGCAATGTTCATTGTTTGTTAtcgttaggctatttctaaatgtttaTAGGAAATAGGTCTCGATTTCGGTTCAATGGGTGAACCCTAACATGTTTttgaaataagacattcataaaactgggcaaatttCTAGGTTAATCTGGGGTAGCCCTCATGGCAAATTAGTTCaaagaatacccattcggggtaaagaaactgaagggtttttagttttaatatCATGTAGCTTAGATGTTACACTTCCTTGAGTGGTTTCACACTAAATCGCTTTCCAAAGGAATGTAGTGGGTCTGacatttctgacacacggatcccgaaGTATCTGGGGATCGTTAAGAAACCGAGACGCGAAGCCTAATATATCGCATGGCATCACGCACTGGGGATAAGGCTAACTTTAGCTTGTATAACAAAACTAATCCATTTCGTCCTTCGTATCTTTAcgacatagttatagatcatcttaggtcgcctactaactaggccgcTTTGTCTTCAGGCGATCTGATGGTACCCCCTAAGAAGAAATCCGCGAGCTCATCCACTCAACACAAAGACAAAGGAAAGCAGGTCGCCCCTGACTCTCCTATTCCGCACTTCGGTTCAGTAGTGGAGAAAGAAGTTCCCATCAACCCCAACtcattcttcgaggccgagcacataaTCTCGAAAATCAAGTCTcaagggaaagtgaataaaatcatGTTGAGTCACAACATCGAGATCGGAGCTAGTGGTCTCCTGGCCCGACCTGCGTTTGAAAGGGAAATGAGCTGTGCCCCTTTCCAAGATGATTatgcggcctggagcgatgagcatctgaaggctagggccttccttcccctggaccagtatttcgtagatttcttaaactacgtaaaactggctccttttcagctccccccaaattcatatagaCTTTTGGCTGGGGTTGAAATATCTATTCTTGAAGCACGAGTAGGAGGTCCCCTCTCCCgtggtgtaacaccctggataaacAAGGTCGTTACACTATGAGATTATAAAGGTgaaaaacttgctaatcaagttatatagttgaaaatgtgcccctaaagtcgtaattaggttagggttaaaatattttggtcataaacagaaaaTTTCTCATTGAAATAAacatttaatacatgggatcccaaaataggtttttaaaggacagtttacaaaatttcaaagtttatgtacaaccacaagccactctaatggaaaaatagacactttaggttctcctgcCCTGAACcatccctcagccgtggcggccgatcagctgactatgtacattctgctccagagctctccaactcaggactggtccaccttgcccttgccttaacctgcaccacgtagcacccatgagccaatgcccagcaagaaaaccataatgcagagcataaacgataatcaacagtcagataattcacaaatcatcaatcaaatACTCAGCGGGTCACATTATTTACATAATCAATGATATAAATCTATAAACCAACAATCAATCATCTAGatataaacatgccataatcatcagattaataacaataaacatatcacacaatatccagggtcaacgcccttaggccgcaccctctgattatctcactgactccggcttgcttaggccgagctcagtgattatatacttaacctcagctaccagtggccaagccgcatccctgtgcgccaatattaattatggcactcttaagccgtttatctcatgtccccatggcataataccatcatatgacatcacatacacgtatagggaactcttagtcccaacataaccacataaccgggtgtagttttcttacctttaattccgagtgcTTTGGCTAATTGAAATTACCCTCGAGCAATATCCCGAttcgagccctagtgtacacctagtcacatttCATAAAGtagaaccatcattaaatctCAATCCCGTAACCCAACttcaggaccaatcccaagctctcgggaagcccaattccaccaaacagggtggtggaattgacccctgagcccccaagcaaaaGCCCTAAGAAAAATATCCAAAACTTATTTTTGGAGGCatggtagcactacaacgctacaagaagggcgctacagcgctatagtCAGAGAGCCAGCCCCCCCAGAAACCAagcatagcgctgtagcgctcctatcctagcgctacagcgctacaactaGTACATGCAAAgcttctgggttttccttcgaacttccccgagccaaagctccaaagaCCCGTTCCAAACTTCAACTAaactcaaaattgaccttatGACTCACTATACCTCAGCTAAAACAACCTAACAACATAAAAAACTTGGCTACaagcatcatcaaacacagaaaaccagaattgagcttgaagctcaagaacttcatctgaaacccagaaactcaaatgATCAAGACCAGAAATTATTACCTTTAATGGGAGAATCCGACCCTAAGTTTCCCTCAGTGCCCTTCCAACTTTAGTTCCTCCAATCCCCAAGCTAAAGTCCTTAAATTCTCATCCAAAATTCAATTTCATAAATCAACCTCAACAAAACTcagaaatctcaaaaacaaccgtaaaccttaccttaatttgagAATTAATTCCAGCTACCCCCTTCATTTACTTCAAGAATCAAAGTTACAAGACTTAGCCTAGACTTTCTCTGAGTTCTTAGCTTCAAAttcacaagagagggagagagagataacaattcgtgagagagagagagagataggtttggtgctctgttttcttcctttccttttcttttccttcaatttctacCACTTTCCCTTATACTCTAAAAAGAAACATCAGGTATATCAGATATATCTCCTAATAAACAAAAGACTCATTtaccctcccaattaaatccaagccttttaatcactctaaggacattttggtcatttgctcctgattcccgctaattcctcgagtgtccctaatgtttaccacttaaatcccgtcatctaattaatcaccacttatttttcccaatgtctaataatctccaatatatttcccaaattcccagaaatacccctaggctcccccaagctgggtataaatccccaccgtgactatttcgctaaaccgctcactaggatcgcctcgagccatatgctgctaatacatccacataataaggtcttaacaatttatcacatttatgccctcaacaggccaaaattatgaatatgcccctataaactaaatagggcctatatgcatactaatactcgtagtcatgcatttcacatatccatataatcatataagcatgcttatcacataatcatgcattaaatcatttaaatcacatataaaccaattattccatcccagcacactaatcaaggcccttaagccttattagtaattttgggtcgttacacgcgaatattttattctttttctatCTCAAAGCAAGCCTTGACCAGAGAGGACgcggtgacgggttttactacctcACACGGTTTCCAAGCTCTGCCTCCATCATTGAGCTtcccagccatccaaacgactataaagatctattatttatgtcgaatggcttcaagaattgcgaacaccgatacttcaaccagCCTCATAAGTCCTCTACCTTAGTAAATCCAGCTCGTGAACTTTTATTCTTTTTacttgaaatatttttttttgtacatgTCCTGATTGAGTTTGTTTTTCATGTAGCCATATTTGCTAGGACAgaaaaatctgtgaccctcgggggtcagtatgagaagTTGTCTAGACTTTCCCCCAGGGAAAAAGATTATCGCCAGGTtgtgaatgatgtcacgatgttggcctgcaagctgatcgaCGAGGGCCAAACACTGGCCCTAAGGACCCGAGCTCCTCTTCCGGTGATCCCCGGGCCTCCCTCCAATCAAGAGGCTTTGCCAACCGTTGAGGACACCGACGAGGAAGAGGCTGAGGTGCCTCTTATTCGGAAAAGGCAGGCTCCCGAAGCTGATCAAAGACCTGATCCTAACTGGGTTGCTTATGGGGCAGCGgccggtccctccggccaaggtaacccatacctttttagGGAGTTAGATCGGGCTACTGCTAGTTTTAGGTTAATACGTTTTAATCCCAACCAGCTAGTTAGTCACCACCCCACCGACCCGGACCTAAATGTGACTCTCCTCTAATGCGTGGATTGTTTGGTGGTACACTATGACCACAACTATCCCAAAGGCACCATTGTTGTCAATGTAGTGGACAAAATTTATCTACAAATTAAAGCCCAGTCAACCAGACTAATTCACAAGGCCCAAACCAATGCAAATGAGCTCACACATATTGGATAAACCATCCAATGAGCCAGCTGGTACCCAGACCCGAGTCCGAATGCATTCAGTCAGCCAGGGACATTGAAGCAGTCAAAGTATGCGTTCTTTTTCCCATAAAGATCAGAGAAGAACCACTAAGAACGAGTCAGAAGGGCAGATAGGGAGGAGGAGAACGGAACGAAAAGAAGGACAATAAATAAGACCCTTAGGGGTTGAGAATGAGACATTTGATAATCACTTGACTCTATTTACTCTCTAATTGAAACATAGGCTACTCTCTTTCTCAGCGATCTAGTCAAGCAAGACAAGTCAGTCAGTCTAATTTGACTGGACTTGACCCAGTCGTTCAATCCCTCCATCGTCGCCACCGTCACTTTGACTATTCTACTACTCATCCATCCATAACTATTTCATTATTTACatcatagttttattattttcaattatCTTTCATTACAACTCGACTAACTTGAGCGTCAGAGTCCCTTTAGCTGACACCCCatcggtgctcccaattgaactcttgtctctctctctttgatcttgacaggttgctggtgcccatctaatcaattgtagaAAATCACATCTATAATTTGGTGCCCACCATGGGGCCCTAGCAATCAGACGATCGACAAAGAGATCAAGGAGTTCACTTGAGAGCCATGTCAGACGTGACTGAGACACCCGATCTGTCTGCTCAACTTGCTGCTCTTACTACCCAGATGAATGAAGAACGCGAGAAAATGAGGAGGCTCGAAGCTAAGAATGCTGACTTGCTCGTACGAATAGAGGCCATGTGCTCTCAAGCCACCGAGGTTCAACCATCCCGCTTCTGAGGCCCAGTTAGCCCTATGCAACCTTTGGGTGACCTCACCCCTCTCTCTAACAGTGATGGACCGAGTCAGACAGTTCCATCACCCTTAGTAAGGAATTATCAAACTCCATCCACCATGTCTAAC
It encodes the following:
- the LOC133800498 gene encoding uncharacterized exonuclease domain-containing protein At3g15140 isoform X2, producing MGLTRVLPLVSRVSPLYSSALFHLLPISMSLSSSPIDSPSLPAFRPLVTISTVVSASSQPQDASTPSYSKMSQTRWKPMCLYYTQGKCTMLDDPMHMEKFNHDCSWDLQVDVSNLNKMCPQNSDFFLVLDLEGKVEILEFPVVMIDAKTMEVVDFFHRFVRPALMGEQRINEYIEGKYGKFGADGVWHDTAILFTDVIEQFEAWLTHHQLWEKHSGGSLNRAAFVTCGNWDLKTKVPQQCKASMLKLPSYFMEWINLKDVYLNFYKRRATGMMTMMKELCIPSLGSHHLGFDDTKNITRVLQRMLADGALISITARRKPDHHDEVEFLFKNRISLSRVLESFCI
- the LOC133800498 gene encoding uncharacterized exonuclease domain-containing protein At3g15140 isoform X1, with translation MGLTRVLPLVSRVSPLYSSALFHLLPISMSLSSSPIDSPSLPAFRPLVTISTVVSASSQPQDASTPSYSKMSQTRWKPMCLYYTQGKCTMLDDPMHMEKFNHDCSWDLQVDVSNLNKMCPQNSDFFLVLDLEGKVEILEFPVVMIDAKTMEVVDFFHRFVRPALMGEQRINEYIEGKYGKFGADGVWHDTAILFTDVIEQFEAWLTHHQLWEKHSGGSLNRAAFVTCGNWDLKTKVPQQCKASMLKLPSYFMEWINLKDVYLNFYKRRATGMMTMMKELCIPSLGSHHLGFDDTKNITRVLQRMLADGALISITARRKPDHHDEVEFLFKNRISCKIALSQPMKVYSSIQL